GGGATTGATGGGCAACAATTAGCATTacaaatttgtttaataaaataaatcatatgCATGACTTATTTGCCTTCCTGATGTAGGACAGCAAGTGAGTTTTTATAATATGACCCATCATATAAAgaactgcagtatttttctTTGTAGAGCAcaggttttgtattttgtgtaagATGAAAAGGATTTTTGGAGCCTCAGTTATATTGTTTTTACAGTTCACTGTTATTTGTCTTGGCAAAGGTCTCTGGGCATCACCACTTATATTTCACTGAAGAAGATGGCATCTACAGAATGGACAAGAGGCAGAGTAAGCAGCAAATATGAGTGAATTCTAATAATTACTCTGTTACTGCATGTGCAACTTTTTATGCAGTCCTCCATTAGGGATCTTTCCAActtatttcttctgtttgtaGGTCAGCTGGAGCCAGAGCAGGTGTTAAATCTAAGCCAAATCTCTGGAGGGTTGGAGAAGACAGGacttgaaaataataaaaggaagaaaagattTCAGTGGACAGTCCAGAGAATCCGTCTGTCCCCGCAGGAAAAGCATCTTGCAGCATCGCTAAAATGTTGTCACACAGAAGATTTGAGGTAAATCAAACAGAATCgagattaatttattttagcagggtttttttttcattgattcaATTCTAAATTATTACACTTAATTAATTAGTAAGAGGACGCGTATTCTGTGATGAAACAGGTGTGTGGTTGTGAGGCTTGAAAGCAGAAGATTCCTACCTCTGGATCCCCCGCGCATAATACTAACCCTGGAGAAAGTCTTCAGCTTTGGTAAATTTTTGGTATATgcatttgtaaaaatgtattttagctGTGTTACAGATAATAAAGCCCTAGCTTGCTTAAAATATTATActattgtgtgcatgtgtgaagagTGGGCCACAGATGAAGTACTATTTTACACGACTCTGGAGGGTCTACGTTCCAGCGCAGTGTTTCGTCTGGATCTGACCTCCAGTGGAAGCGGGATAACCTCCGTGTACGAGGAAATGCAGCCTGAGTAAGTGTAAGCAATGCAGCATGTAAGCTGTGTCTGCTCCCACACCATCTCTAATTGACACACTGACATCTCCCCAGTGTGTTTGTGGAGGTTGCCCTGACCAGAGACCGACAGATCCTGACCATCAACTGTAACAGCAGGACAAGTTCAGAGGTGTTGTTAAGTGATACAGCAGCATCCTATGTAGAGCCATTTGTGGTTCAGACACGCCGGCTCAACCTCCTGTACCACGTCGAGCACTGGAGAAGTCGGCTTATTATACTGGCTAATACAAGGCTTGGACAAGAATATCAGGTAGTTTCTCCagtacatacacatacacataatcTGACCAATCAAGCCTCAGCCTGAACACATATATACATGTCTATGCTCTAAAAGAGCTAACATGTTTATATATGTGCGATTGCACTTTGTCACCAAGAAATCCTGGATAATGAATAATACAGACTATActcaaatacaaatacacaatgACTGGGAGAACTTTCCGCATATAATTTGTGTTCAGGCTGAGGCTTGATTGGTCAGATTACTGTGCTTGTGTTGTATGCAGTGTAGTGCGTACCTATGGGAGATGTTCCTACTGTTACCTACTGATCAGTTTGTCTCCAAATACACATGGAAAACTACAAAATGTTAGAAGTTAAAATGGTTATTCAGGTTACtatgtcatttagttttttggTCAAGCAGATGTATCTTTCCATTTACTTTCTAGGTTGTTCAGGCCCCTCTCTCAGAGCCATCAATGGACTCCTGGGTGTCTTTGTTTACCCCTGAACCTGGCACTACAATTAAAGATATGGATGTGATTGGAGACCATTGTGTGCTGGTTGCAAGAACGCCAGTTAGTGAACTTGCTCTCATTGTGGTCCCACTGATCCGTCCCAAGAATGCATACATAGTACAGGTAAATATTACAGCGTTTTCTTGCATACTTATTTGCTTATTAGCTTGCCATTAATGATTTATGAGGCTTCCACCCCCTTTTGTTTGTTCTTAGGTTTGACTTTCTGTCATTATATGGGTTTATATTTTAGTATTCTcataatgttttatttctgcacTCATACCAAAGCTTCCCTCCTGGGCTTGTGCCATCGAAACCAAGAAACCAGGCTTGGCTGACCAAAAAAATATGCTAGAATTCCTGATATCATCTCCAGTCCATCCGCCAGTTCCATACTGTCTATACCCCGAGAATGGGCACCTCTTATCAGCCACTGAAGATGGATCCTCCCCAGAGAACCAAGATAATTACATCACTACCCGCTTGGAGGCCTGCAGCCAAGTGAGGAAACTTGAAAGTTGCACAAGTACTAAGACAATATCAGCAGGGATATAAGCATCAACACCTAACACAGAGAGGGGCACACACATAATACATTTCATAGATTTATTTCTTGTAGGATGGAACCATGGTCCCAGTGACACTGTTTCATACAGTACCTGTGGAGGATCTGAGACAGGTGCCACTGCTGGTTCATGTCTATGGAGCTTATGGCAGAGATCTTAACATGGAGTTCTGCCCAGAGAAAAAACTGCTGCTGGAGCAGGGCTGGGCTCTGGCCTACTGTCACATCAGGTATTGTGTCACTTCTGTAGCAAGCTAATCGAACCTGATTGGCTCAGAAAGTTATTGACTAATGAGAGACATCCTTTGTAGGAATAAAATCTGTACTTACATTGATTGTATATTGATGTAGTTGTAGTGAAATGACAGACAGTGCCTTATAGGGCAAGCTAAgtatgtattttgttttttccaagagTTGAAGTAAACGTGCTCTTTGCCTTTACACTCTGTAGAGGTGGAGGGGAGTGTGGCCTTTCTTGGCATAGACAAGCATGTGTGGAAGGGAAGCAGAGAGGAGTTGAGGACCTCCAAGCCTGTctgcatcaccttttttccTTAGGAGTCTCCTCCCCTTCCCTCGCTACCCTTACAGCCTGCAGTGCTGGCGCCGTGCCAGTGGGAGCTCTGTGCAATAGACACCCACTCATGATGCGGGCTGTCACCTTGCAGGTGAGGAATTAAATAATTCAAGGTTTTTGTACTTGCGCCTCAGAGTGCAACTTTGCCATTATTgttcaaaaagaaataatattgTTGACTGAGTCTGTAATTAGTTATAGTAAAAGATGACTCAAAACACTTCCAAAATCATGCCTTTCCCTGTTTTCAGGCTCCGTTTCTGGATGTGTTGGGAACCATGGAGGATCCCAGCCTGCCTCTAACTTTAGAGGATAGAGATGAATGGGGGGACCCCGTGGGAAACCCAGAACACAGACATATCATCACCTCTTACTGTCCCCTTCACAACATCACTCCTCAGGTATGGATAGAAAATGCAGCTGTGTTTTTGGGTTAACAGAAAATGGTATTTTCCTTTTGTAACCACTTGCAGTATTTTATTCATCTATGTGCACATTTCAAACACCTCAATTATTGTTGAATAATGGATGCTCAGAGCAGGTATCCAAGATTCAATCTGACTATGTGGTTGTATTCCAGTTATATTTGCAATGTGTTACATACAgtaattgcctttttttttagtttacatTATGATTTTTACCAgtaggttatttaaaatgtgtttcattttgtgtgtgtgtgtgtgtgtgtgtgtgtgtgtgtgtgtgtgtgtgtgtgtgtgtgtgtgcgtgtgtgtgtgtgcgtgtgtgcgtgtgtgtgtgtgtgtgtgtgtcagcattaCCCATCGATGTTGCTGACAGCCTACAGTGGTGACACCAGGGTTCCTCTGGCAGGTGTCCTCAAATACACTGAACAACTAAAGAAAGCtattcacacacacttcattGGAAAGCCAAAGTCAGGTACTTAATCACTTCCACGTGTGCAGCCATATTGTACAAATGTGTGTCTGAGTacctctttctgtgtgtgtgtgtgtgtgtgtgtgtgtgtgtgtgtgtgtgtgtgtgtgtgtgtgtgtgtgtgtgtgtgtgtgtgcatttatctTTGTGTACGTTCCAGCATACATTGTCCTCATCCTTTTAGGTGTAATTTCTGCATGATCAGAGGTTTTAATAGCACAGGGTCATCCTCCAATAGCAGTGTCGGTGTGCGTGTTAGGAGAGGCAGCAGTAACAGATGTATAGCTGTCTGTCAGGGGAAGTGCTAACAGCATTTGAAGTTCATGACCAAAGTGTAGCATAGGTCACCTTGTAGAAAAGcttgcgcgtgcgtgtgtgtgtgtgtgtcagctaaTTGCTCTCATTTCCCCCTGACAGGCTCTTTCCCCCTCTCACTTATAATCTTCCTTCACCACGTTGGTGGTACTCCTTATTTacacccctctctctctcacactgccTCCTCTGCTCCTGTTTCAAATGCACACATTATCTCTCTCCGTTACCCTCTCTCACTTTTCTGTTgttcatgcacacatacaccagGCAGCTTAGCTGtctggtgtatgtgtgtgtatatgtctccctaatctgtctctctctgttctctggAGTCTTTGATAAAGTGCTGATGGCATAGACACATCCAGGCGGGTGGGCAGGCCCATTAGCATGGTAAAGAGATAGTGTATCAGAGCAAGAGATTAGACACCACAGACTGGGAGCTGTCAAGGTCAAGACCGCACTTGTGAAACAGTCCAGACCATAGAGACAGGGAGGGGGGATAATATGGAGAAAGGCTGATGAGAGGGGTGGGTATTGGATGGGAGGATAGAAAGAGATGGTTTTGGTGGAAATGGACAGAGAAGCAGAGGAGAGAACaggaacattttaaagaaaattctgAATCTCTTTgtctacttttttattttagagcgTAAACCAGCACCAAACATAGTTATGAATATCCAACCTGGAGCAAATCACCATGGACCACAAGACTTTGAGCTAATGCTGGAGGAGGTAAATTAATTCTCTTGAAACTGTAAGGGtcttaaaatagtatttttattttgtcaggtttttaaagacaaacattttaaattgttgCTTTCAAACAGATCTGCAAGTTAGACACAAATATTTTCTGGAACGAGGTATTTTAATTGCTGAAAATTATGAGTGGCTCTTAATATCCAATCAGAATGCACGTCAATGCTAAGAAGTGGACTATTACTAAGTGTTCCACTATCTGTCCAACAGCTTTAAAATTAAGGCACAAAGTCAGTTAAATCAATGAATCCTTTTACCAGTAAAGGTATCTAGCAatgtggttttgtttatttcaaatGCACCATAATATACTATACATGTGTGATAAACAGCCAAATCTGATCAACGCATCCCTAATACATAATCTATAATtagcattttaaatttaaaatgcagttgAATGGGTGATGATTGATGGATAAATCGTGTCTGTACTTTTTCCCCCTGACAAAGGAAGCCCTCAAGCTTGCATTTCTGTACACGGAACTAGGCCTGGACCCTCCTCGGCCTCCACGGAAGAGGAGAAGATAGCGAGGCTGTGAAGAAGCAGTCAGACAGGAAAAACAGAGCATCTTTGATCACAACAACTGGGATCACAGACTGGTACCCAAATACCAGTAATTATATGTTTTAAGATGTGAAATAACTGCCTTTTAGAGGAAACACAAAGGAATAATCTTAATGCTTTCATTGTTTCTGTGAAACAGCAATAATTCAATATTCAGATCCAATCTTATTAACATTTATAAAGTATGCCTATGG
This is a stretch of genomic DNA from Archocentrus centrarchus isolate MPI-CPG fArcCen1 chromosome 15, fArcCen1, whole genome shotgun sequence. It encodes these proteins:
- the prepl gene encoding prolyl endopeptidase-like; translated protein: MTMMSLLCPSARVLTPSRVKFWELTAWKRITWLSLSLQRCCSSDASLSSADHLSSGLERYKDLQKYFRKRLKEAYRRFSNIPDHSVVSGHHHLYFTEEDGIYRMDKRQSQLEPEQVLNLSQISGGLEKTGLENNKRKKRFQWTVQRIRLSPQEKHLAASLKCCHTEDLRCVVVRLESRRFLPLDPPRIILTLEKVFSFEWATDEVLFYTTLEGLRSSAVFRLDLTSSGSGITSVYEEMQPDVFVEVALTRDRQILTINCNSRTSSEVLLSDTAASYVEPFVVQTRRLNLLYHVEHWRSRLIILANTRLGQEYQVVQAPLSEPSMDSWVSLFTPEPGTTIKDMDVIGDHCVLVARTPVSELALIVVPLIRPKNAYIVQLPSWACAIETKKPGLADQKNMLEFLISSPVHPPVPYCLYPENGHLLSATEDGSSPENQDNYITTRLEACSQDGTMVPVTLFHTVPVEDLRQVPLLVHVYGAYGRDLNMEFCPEKKLLLEQGWALAYCHIRGGGECGLSWHRQACVEGKQRGVEDLQACLHHLFSLGVSSPSLATLTACSAGAVPVGALCNRHPLMMRAVTLQAPFLDVLGTMEDPSLPLTLEDRDEWGDPVGNPEHRHIITSYCPLHNITPQHYPSMLLTAYSGDTRVPLAGVLKYTEQLKKAIHTHFIGKPKSERKPAPNIVMNIQPGANHHGPQDFELMLEEEALKLAFLYTELGLDPPRPPRKRRR